Proteins encoded within one genomic window of Ammonifex degensii KC4:
- a CDS encoding ABC transporter permease has translation MFFLLYPLLHAFWVTNPSILIQTCRDREVIASLITSFKTAAAATAIATVTGVPFAYLLARREFKGKKLVEGLIDLPVVIPHTVAGIVLLMATSPYTWLGSLLKRAGLDFVGTYTGITIAMLFVSFPFLINAARDAFAGVPVRLEFVARTLGAGPLAVFFTVTLPLAWRGILTGMILTWARAVSEFGAVIILAYHPRTAPVLIYERFETYGLAYAQPIAILLLLVSLSVFVLARLVAGGKSSRAGSQQPGS, from the coding sequence TTGTTCTTTCTCCTTTATCCTCTACTGCACGCTTTCTGGGTCACCAACCCCTCGATCCTGATCCAGACCTGCCGCGACCGGGAGGTAATCGCCTCCCTGATAACCAGCTTCAAGACTGCTGCCGCCGCCACCGCCATAGCTACTGTGACGGGGGTTCCCTTCGCCTACCTCTTAGCCCGCCGGGAGTTCAAGGGTAAGAAACTCGTAGAGGGGCTCATTGACCTGCCGGTAGTGATTCCCCACACCGTAGCGGGCATAGTTCTGCTCATGGCCACCAGCCCCTACACTTGGCTAGGTAGCCTTTTGAAGCGGGCAGGGCTTGACTTTGTGGGAACCTACACGGGGATCACTATCGCCATGCTCTTTGTCAGTTTTCCTTTCCTGATCAATGCTGCTCGTGACGCTTTCGCCGGGGTGCCGGTACGCCTGGAGTTTGTAGCCCGGACTCTAGGCGCCGGCCCTTTGGCCGTCTTCTTCACTGTTACCCTGCCGCTGGCCTGGCGGGGCATTCTTACCGGCATGATCCTCACCTGGGCCCGAGCTGTGAGTGAGTTCGGTGCAGTCATAATCCTGGCCTACCACCCCCGCACCGCCCCGGTCCTCATCTACGAGCGCTTCGAGACCTACGGCCTGGCCTATGCCCAACCCATAGCCATCCTTCTTCTACTAGTTTCCCTCTCTGTCTTCGTGCTTGCGCGACTGGTAGCAGGAGGTAAGAGTTCCCGTGCTGGAAGTCAGCAACCTGGAAGTTAG
- a CDS encoding ABC transporter ATP-binding protein — protein MLEVSNLEVRLSSFTLREISFTVGKGEFFLILGPSGAGKTVLLETLAGIYYPRQGKILLEEKDITFVPPEKRPISIVYQDYALFPHLTVEENIRYALHFRQQKAGLSWRKLVDFLGIGHLLPRYPDTLSGGEKQRVALARALAASPRLLLLDEPLSALDPSLRGEVGRELKRLNRELGLTVIMVTHDFSEVFSYGERVAVLFGGRLAQLGTPGEVFRRPASLEVAKFVGMENLIPLEREEGSWFLLGRHVNPAQNYPEGKLFAGVRPEDVRVSRLPLSLPYSWEGEVESLVNTGGIFKVEVKVGATRLTAYLTGHQIMEEGLRVGERVYVGFAAEYLCLLKA, from the coding sequence GTGCTGGAAGTCAGCAACCTGGAAGTTAGGCTTTCTTCTTTCACCCTCCGAGAAATAAGCTTCACGGTGGGCAAAGGAGAATTCTTCCTCATCCTCGGGCCTTCGGGAGCAGGAAAAACCGTGCTTCTGGAAACCTTGGCCGGGATATATTACCCCCGGCAGGGCAAGATCCTGCTGGAAGAAAAGGATATAACTTTTGTTCCGCCGGAGAAGCGACCAATCAGCATCGTCTACCAAGACTATGCCCTCTTTCCTCATCTAACCGTAGAGGAAAACATCCGCTACGCTTTGCACTTCCGCCAGCAGAAGGCAGGCCTTTCCTGGCGAAAGTTAGTAGATTTCCTGGGAATAGGGCACCTTTTGCCCCGCTATCCCGATACTTTGAGCGGCGGGGAGAAGCAGCGGGTGGCACTGGCCCGCGCCCTGGCCGCTTCCCCTCGCTTGCTCCTTCTGGATGAACCCCTTTCTGCCCTCGATCCCAGCCTCCGGGGGGAGGTGGGGAGGGAACTCAAGCGTCTGAACCGGGAGCTCGGCCTCACGGTGATCATGGTGACGCACGATTTCTCCGAGGTATTCTCTTACGGCGAGCGGGTGGCGGTACTCTTCGGTGGAAGGCTGGCGCAGCTGGGAACCCCTGGGGAGGTCTTTAGGAGGCCAGCATCGCTGGAAGTGGCCAAGTTCGTGGGGATGGAGAATCTAATCCCTCTTGAGCGGGAGGAGGGGTCCTGGTTCTTGCTGGGCCGTCACGTAAACCCTGCTCAAAACTACCCCGAAGGAAAACTTTTTGCCGGCGTGCGCCCGGAAGACGTGCGGGTAAGCCGGCTTCCCCTCTCGCTTCCCTATTCTTGGGAGGGTGAGGTAGAAAGCCTGGTTAATACGGGCGGGATATTCAAGGTAGAGGTCAAGGTGGGCGCTACCAGGCTCACGGCCTACCTTACTGGGCACCAGATAATGGAGGAGGGGCTTCGGGTAGGGGAAAGGGTCTACGTAGGCTTTGCGGCCGAGTACCTCTGCCTGCTTAAGGCTTGA
- a CDS encoding ISLre2-like element ISAmde2 family transposase has product MQIIKQIWEKFQRVAELTLKVLEEGIDLLSFEEKLWQELKSLGKEILREVLEAKDAYLREHREKRPGWQVERRNDPKEVLTLFGLVSYKRTYYRHKETGERAYLIDRLVGYGPHTRVDPLVKAQVLEEAVELSYRKSGERAGKGNPEVVLSGEAVKKVVHNFTPAELPEPPKEKRRVKILYVEADEDHVAGQDKKSHLPRLVYIHEGKEEVGKGRYKLKRPYYLGGLYPDTDELWLDVLTYIEEHYELHDIERIYLCGDGDRWIKRGLEFLPKSVFVLDLFHLDKYLVAALGKDKEAYGEIWAALRRGDRVGVEKVLKGATRQAETPGRRKAVRDCRRYINQNWEGITAYRLYPEAQLGVSAEAHVSHLYSARLSSRPMAWSACGVDRMTRLRVAKANGVSLREQYVARWREGLKALEIDKAAIEEERQRLRKVSGEVFDNLPALRGPATSLTRALKALSRNIDLLW; this is encoded by the coding sequence ATGCAGATTATAAAGCAGATTTGGGAGAAGTTCCAGAGGGTAGCGGAGCTAACGTTAAAGGTTCTGGAGGAAGGGATCGACCTTTTAAGCTTCGAGGAGAAGCTCTGGCAGGAGCTTAAAAGCTTAGGAAAAGAGATCCTGAGGGAAGTTTTGGAGGCAAAAGACGCTTATTTACGGGAGCACCGGGAAAAGCGGCCTGGCTGGCAAGTAGAGCGGAGGAATGATCCCAAGGAAGTGCTCACCCTTTTCGGTCTGGTCAGCTACAAGCGGACCTATTACCGGCACAAAGAGACTGGGGAGCGGGCATACTTAATAGACCGTTTGGTAGGTTACGGGCCGCATACGCGGGTTGACCCTCTGGTCAAGGCACAAGTTTTAGAAGAAGCAGTAGAGCTTTCTTACCGGAAAAGTGGGGAAAGGGCAGGAAAAGGCAACCCGGAGGTTGTGCTGAGTGGTGAGGCTGTGAAAAAGGTAGTTCACAACTTCACCCCTGCAGAACTGCCCGAACCACCCAAAGAGAAGCGCCGGGTGAAGATCCTTTACGTAGAAGCGGACGAAGACCACGTAGCTGGCCAGGACAAGAAGAGCCACCTACCTCGTCTTGTTTACATACACGAAGGGAAAGAAGAGGTGGGGAAAGGGCGGTATAAGCTTAAGCGGCCTTACTACCTAGGAGGACTTTATCCGGACACGGATGAACTGTGGCTGGACGTTCTAACTTACATTGAGGAGCATTATGAGCTACATGATATTGAGCGGATCTATCTTTGTGGAGACGGGGACAGGTGGATAAAGAGGGGTCTGGAGTTTTTACCGAAGAGCGTATTTGTTCTGGACCTTTTCCACCTGGATAAATACCTTGTGGCCGCTTTAGGAAAGGACAAAGAGGCATATGGAGAGATTTGGGCAGCCTTGAGGCGTGGTGATCGGGTGGGGGTAGAGAAGGTACTGAAGGGGGCGACGAGGCAGGCGGAGACACCTGGCCGGAGGAAGGCGGTGCGTGATTGTCGGCGCTACATAAATCAGAACTGGGAGGGGATAACGGCATACCGGCTTTACCCGGAGGCGCAGTTAGGGGTGAGCGCGGAGGCGCACGTAAGCCACCTGTACTCGGCGCGGTTGTCGTCGCGGCCGATGGCCTGGAGTGCTTGTGGGGTAGACCGGATGACCCGGTTGCGGGTGGCGAAGGCGAATGGTGTTTCCTTGCGGGAGCAATATGTAGCCCGATGGAGGGAGGGCTTAAAGGCTTTAGAGATCGATAAGGCAGCCATTGAGGAAGAGAGGCAAAGGCTAAGGAAAGTATCGGGTGAGGTGTTCGATAATCTTCCCGCATTACGGGGTCCGGCAACGTCATTAACCAGAGCCCTCAAAGCTTTGAGCCGGAACATCGATCTTCTCTGGTAG
- a CDS encoding response regulator transcription factor, with protein sequence MVTREGAATVLVVEDDRNIAELVSLYLEKHGFKVLKAASGAEALEILKNETVDLVVLDLMLPGIDGWEVCRQIRSNSQLPVIMLTAKGELQDKLQGFELGADDYVVKPFDPQELIARVKAVLRRAGETKPRRVDLPDLTIDLESYVVEVAGRKVELTKRETELLYFLASHPGRVFTREFLLQRVWGFEFPGNTRTVDVHVNRLREKLDGLPKSWHIKTVWGVGYKLVVGEDAPHIR encoded by the coding sequence GTGGTGACCAGGGAAGGAGCAGCTACCGTGCTGGTGGTGGAAGACGATCGCAATATTGCTGAACTAGTGAGCCTTTACCTTGAGAAGCATGGTTTCAAAGTGCTTAAGGCGGCGAGCGGTGCGGAGGCGCTGGAGATTCTGAAAAACGAAACCGTTGATCTGGTCGTTCTCGATCTCATGTTACCCGGGATCGACGGCTGGGAAGTCTGCCGTCAGATCCGTTCGAACTCCCAGCTGCCGGTAATAATGCTCACTGCTAAAGGGGAGCTCCAGGACAAGCTGCAGGGCTTTGAGTTGGGGGCGGACGATTACGTGGTCAAGCCTTTCGACCCCCAGGAGCTAATAGCCCGGGTGAAGGCGGTGCTGCGCCGGGCCGGAGAAACCAAGCCCAGGCGGGTGGACCTTCCCGACCTCACGATTGATCTGGAAAGCTACGTGGTGGAAGTGGCGGGCAGGAAGGTGGAGCTTACCAAGAGGGAGACCGAGCTTCTTTACTTCCTGGCTTCTCACCCCGGTCGGGTTTTTACACGGGAGTTTCTGCTCCAGCGGGTCTGGGGCTTTGAGTTTCCCGGTAACACCCGGACCGTGGACGTGCACGTGAACCGCTTGCGCGAAAAGCTTGATGGCTTGCCCAAGTCCTGGCACATTAAGACGGTCTGGGGCGTGGGGTACAAGCTGGTGGTAGGGGAAGATGCGCCGCATATTCGTTAA
- a CDS encoding sensor histidine kinase, with protein MRRIFVKVLVFGLGIALINTLVLSLVLSSLFTRYFYRNYSSLLLEALKEGKGFAEKYERGEIKRPAFERALVLIDRLEGVHFCFFDAQGRTLFATAPQLDVVPTQDMLAKLNKELGSREFCSTFFTDPRDPSLDIMMGATRVSDKVLLAFFPVADVREPVRESIMLVWLAAAGAFLISIVPAYLISRHFTRPLEEMGQLALRMGKGDFSVRFHTARQDEIGQLARTLDAMAAQLEAIDRERQEFLAYVSHELRTPLTSIRGFVQGMLDGTIPPEKQQSYLARVFSETERLRRLVDDLLMLVRLRSGQFTFNWQGTDLRRVLTTVEEVMSPLALEKGVQLEFRTQGELPVYADEGRLVQVFMNLVDNAIKFSPPGGRVLVEAEKTDGLLRVQVTDEGPGIPPEELPRIFDSFYSGTARSRSELGTGLGLAISRLIVEKHGGHISVRNRPEGGCTFTVLLPAGGRGGEP; from the coding sequence ATGCGCCGCATATTCGTTAAGGTGCTGGTGTTCGGACTGGGCATCGCCTTGATTAACACCTTGGTTTTAAGCTTGGTCCTTTCTTCCCTTTTTACCCGGTATTTTTACCGCAATTACAGTTCTTTGCTCCTGGAGGCTTTGAAAGAAGGCAAGGGGTTCGCCGAGAAATACGAGCGCGGGGAGATCAAAAGACCGGCCTTCGAGCGGGCACTGGTTCTCATCGACCGGCTGGAAGGAGTTCACTTCTGTTTTTTCGATGCCCAGGGAAGGACCCTTTTCGCCACCGCGCCCCAACTGGATGTCGTTCCTACTCAGGACATGCTGGCCAAGCTCAACAAAGAGCTTGGTTCGCGGGAGTTTTGCTCCACCTTCTTCACCGACCCCCGCGACCCGTCCTTGGACATCATGATGGGAGCTACGCGGGTGAGCGACAAGGTATTACTGGCCTTCTTCCCGGTGGCCGATGTCCGGGAACCGGTGCGCGAAAGCATAATGCTGGTCTGGCTGGCCGCTGCCGGCGCCTTCTTAATCTCTATTGTCCCGGCCTACCTAATCTCCCGGCACTTCACGCGCCCACTGGAGGAGATGGGGCAGCTGGCTTTGCGCATGGGCAAAGGGGATTTTTCCGTCCGCTTCCATACCGCCCGCCAGGACGAGATAGGGCAGTTGGCCCGTACGCTGGACGCCATGGCGGCCCAGCTTGAGGCCATAGATCGGGAGAGACAGGAGTTTTTAGCCTATGTATCGCACGAGTTGAGAACCCCTCTTACCTCCATCCGCGGCTTCGTCCAGGGTATGCTCGACGGTACCATTCCACCGGAGAAGCAGCAGTCTTATCTGGCCAGGGTCTTCAGCGAGACCGAGCGTTTACGCCGCCTAGTGGACGATCTGCTCATGCTGGTGCGTTTGCGCAGCGGGCAGTTTACCTTTAACTGGCAGGGTACGGATCTTCGCCGGGTGCTGACCACCGTGGAGGAGGTAATGTCTCCCTTGGCGCTGGAGAAAGGGGTGCAGCTGGAGTTCCGGACTCAGGGAGAGTTACCGGTTTACGCAGATGAAGGAAGGTTAGTGCAGGTCTTTATGAACTTGGTAGATAATGCCATTAAGTTTTCTCCGCCGGGCGGAAGGGTATTGGTGGAAGCTGAAAAGACCGACGGGCTTTTGCGGGTACAGGTTACAGATGAAGGACCGGGTATTCCGCCGGAGGAGTTGCCCCGGATCTTCGATAGTTTTTACTCCGGTACGGCCCGCTCGCGCTCGGAGCTCGGCACGGGCTTGGGCCTGGCCATAAGCAGGCTCATAGTGGAGAAGCATGGAGGGCACATAAGTGTCCGAAATCGGCCGGAAGGTGGGTGTACGTTCACCGTGCTTCTGCCGGCAGGCGGAAGAGGGGGTGAACCATAG
- a CDS encoding MGDG synthase family glycosyltransferase, with the protein MARVLFLTAEYGAGHLRAAEALQKALRQIRPSWQSMVLNFVREVNPWFDRFSQRFYLAFIRKVPSWYGWLYHLTDNGQERRYPWDRWGSKALLRVCRMLQPQVVVATFPTPGRVAGEMRLCGELEVPVVMVITDHTAHAEWVHPGVDLYLVADEKVAGLLERRGVGRQRIAVTGIPIDPSFGTLPSYLQARRLCGLPKDVPVVLISGGGYGRTAFLEEICSLLACPPFPLLVVVAAGKDEEWRRKLERRFGHLSHFRILGFVENMALFMRAADCLVGKAGALTLAEAAAAGLPVIVYRALPGQEEANLAYYLEAGSAVRLTSPVLFFSLLEEVLWGRKGRAMREAARKVACPEAALLGAKLIAEQVESRSGFCCGMRTDGGN; encoded by the coding sequence GTGGCACGAGTGCTGTTTCTGACTGCTGAATACGGTGCGGGGCATCTGCGGGCGGCCGAAGCTTTGCAGAAGGCCTTAAGGCAGATAAGGCCTTCGTGGCAGAGCATGGTACTCAACTTTGTTCGGGAGGTCAATCCCTGGTTTGATCGCTTTTCCCAGCGTTTTTACCTGGCCTTCATCCGCAAGGTTCCTTCCTGGTACGGCTGGCTTTATCACCTCACGGATAACGGTCAGGAGCGGCGCTATCCCTGGGACAGGTGGGGAAGTAAAGCGCTTCTCCGCGTATGCCGGATGCTTCAGCCGCAGGTGGTAGTGGCTACCTTCCCCACGCCAGGGCGGGTAGCGGGGGAGATGCGCCTCTGCGGGGAACTAGAGGTGCCTGTGGTGATGGTCATCACGGATCATACCGCTCATGCCGAGTGGGTACACCCGGGAGTGGATCTTTACCTAGTGGCCGATGAGAAGGTGGCGGGGCTGCTGGAGCGGCGGGGAGTAGGGAGGCAGCGGATCGCCGTCACCGGGATTCCGATCGATCCTTCCTTCGGTACCCTTCCCTCTTACCTGCAGGCCCGGCGCCTCTGCGGCCTTCCCAAGGATGTACCGGTGGTGCTAATAAGCGGCGGGGGTTATGGCCGAACGGCCTTCCTGGAGGAGATCTGCTCCCTCTTGGCCTGTCCTCCTTTCCCCCTACTAGTGGTAGTAGCGGCCGGCAAGGACGAGGAGTGGCGGAGGAAGCTAGAGCGCCGGTTCGGTCACCTGTCTCACTTCCGGATCCTGGGTTTTGTGGAAAATATGGCGCTTTTCATGCGCGCGGCGGACTGCCTGGTGGGCAAAGCCGGCGCCTTGACCCTGGCGGAGGCGGCGGCTGCTGGCTTACCGGTCATTGTGTACCGCGCTTTGCCCGGGCAGGAGGAAGCCAATCTGGCCTACTACCTGGAGGCAGGAAGCGCCGTGCGCTTGACTTCCCCCGTACTCTTTTTTTCCCTGCTGGAGGAGGTTCTCTGGGGGAGGAAAGGGAGGGCCATGCGCGAGGCGGCCCGGAAAGTTGCCTGCCCGGAAGCAGCCTTGCTGGGGGCCAAACTCATAGCCGAACAGGTGGAGTCCCGGTCTGGTTTCTGCTGCGGGATGAGGACGGATGGCGGTAATTAA
- a CDS encoding polysaccharide deacetylase family protein, whose protein sequence is MAVIKKGPEKGGKVALTFDDGPDPLYTPLLLECLARFQARATFFVLASKAERHPELIKAMVREGHEVGSHGIRHFPVFLRSYRGAQREISRSVSLISALAGKPLRFYRPPWGRFNGRTLQASQELGVDIVLWSLDSADWLWGINPEVVIRRLRRASAGDIILCHDGSFVPHRPRVILKALPEVLAWFAGQGLRAVTLSEMLEGR, encoded by the coding sequence ATGGCGGTAATTAAGAAAGGTCCAGAAAAAGGCGGCAAGGTAGCCCTCACCTTCGACGACGGGCCGGACCCGCTTTATACTCCTCTTCTGCTCGAGTGCCTAGCTCGTTTCCAGGCGAGAGCCACTTTTTTCGTCCTCGCGAGCAAGGCGGAGCGCCATCCGGAGTTGATAAAAGCCATGGTTCGGGAGGGGCACGAAGTGGGTAGCCACGGCATAAGGCACTTTCCCGTCTTTCTCCGTAGCTACCGGGGGGCACAGAGGGAAATAAGCCGGTCGGTTAGTCTTATTTCCGCGTTGGCCGGAAAACCTTTACGCTTTTACCGTCCCCCCTGGGGGCGCTTTAACGGACGGACGCTCCAGGCCTCGCAGGAGCTGGGGGTGGATATCGTCCTGTGGTCGCTTGACAGCGCCGACTGGCTGTGGGGGATAAATCCGGAAGTAGTGATTCGCCGCCTCCGGCGGGCTTCGGCGGGGGACATAATCCTTTGCCACGATGGAAGCTTTGTTCCTCACCGCCCCCGGGTCATCTTAAAGGCTTTGCCGGAGGTCCTGGCGTGGTTTGCTGGGCAGGGGCTTAGAGCAGTTACTTTAAGTGAAATGCTGGAGGGGAGATGA